In the SAR86 cluster bacterium genome, AGGAAATGAAGAGGTATTAAATTTCTTTTCTGGTAATGAATTGCCAGAAGGTTCAGTTCCAATAGCATTGAATTATGCAGGGCATCAGTTTGGAAACTTTGTTCAGCAACTGGGGGATGGTCGTGCTGTCTTGCTTGGTGAAATCAATAATAAAGATGGAACGTATGATTTACAGTTAAAAGGCTCTGGAAAAACTATGTTTTCAAGGCAAGGAGATGGTAGATCAGCTCTAGGACCAGTCATAAGAGAATATATTCTCAGCGAAGCAATGTACTATCTAGGAGTTCCTACTTCGAGAGCTCTTGCGGCAATAGCAACAGGAGAACATGTTGCAAGAGAAACTTTTGAACCCGGAGCTGTATTTACACGAATTGCTAAAAGTCACTTAAGAGTGGGAACCTTTGAATATTTTGCTTCCAGACAACAATTAAATGATGTCAAGATGCTGGCTGATTTTGCTATACAAAGACATTATCCAGAAATAAGAGAAACGGAGAAACATTATCTTGAACTTCTAAAAAGGGTAGCTTCTAATCAATCTAAACTCGTATCAAAATGGATGAGTGTTGGGTTTATACATGGAGTAATGAATACTGATAATTTTAGCATTTCTGGAGAGACTATTGATTATGGGCCATGTGCTTTTTTAGATGAGTACCACCCTGGAAAAGTGTTTAGTTCAATAGATCAAAATGGAAGATATGCGTTCGGTAATCAACCAAGCATTGCGTCATGGAACCTTGCCTCTCTCGCAGGTTGTCTTATTGCATTCATTGATAAAGATTCAGATAAAGCTAATGAACTTGCCACAGAGGTCTTAGATAATTTTTCGAAAGAAACTAACCAAAGAATTCTTGATCTGATGTGCGAAAAGATTGGATTAAATGGAAGAAAAAAAGAGAATCAAACTTTACTCAGGAATTTTCTTAAAATAATGATGGACAATGAAGCAGACTATACTATTACCTTCAGAAACTTATCAAAAGTCCTCTTTGAAGACTCTGATGCATTTTTTAATCAATTTGCTGAGAAAAAAGAAATTAATGCCTGGTTGAATCATTGGGAGCAAGCATTAAAAAAAGAGCATAAAGATCTCTCCAATTTAACAGAGAATCTCGATCGAATTAATCCTGTATATATTCCAAGAAATCATCAGGTCCAATTCGCTATCGATCTAGCTTACGAAAATGACTTTTCAAAAATGTTAGAGATGATAGAAGTATTTAAAAATCC is a window encoding:
- a CDS encoding YdiU family protein, whose translation is MKLSNSYIGLPEEFYQVVNPTPVKNPKTLIYNEDLADSLGIKLGNEEVLNFFSGNELPEGSVPIALNYAGHQFGNFVQQLGDGRAVLLGEINNKDGTYDLQLKGSGKTMFSRQGDGRSALGPVIREYILSEAMYYLGVPTSRALAAIATGEHVARETFEPGAVFTRIAKSHLRVGTFEYFASRQQLNDVKMLADFAIQRHYPEIRETEKHYLELLKRVASNQSKLVSKWMSVGFIHGVMNTDNFSISGETIDYGPCAFLDEYHPGKVFSSIDQNGRYAFGNQPSIASWNLASLAGCLIAFIDKDSDKANELATEVLDNFSKETNQRILDLMCEKIGLNGRKKENQTLLRNFLKIMMDNEADYTITFRNLSKVLFEDSDAFFNQFAEKKEINAWLNHWEQALKKEHKDLSNLTENLDRINPVYIPRNHQVQFAIDLAYENDFSKMLEMIEVFKNPFKEVSEYVSYSQAPLEKEKIRRTFCGT